From Vitis vinifera cultivar Pinot Noir 40024 chromosome 14, ASM3070453v1, a single genomic window includes:
- the LOC132255077 gene encoding cysteine-rich repeat secretory protein 38-like gives MPSPLRRCLVFLFPLLSLAYEDPRANLCDGTITYAPNSTFSSNLDRALQTLQNTTASNGFATTIAGSISQTVTALALCRATITPSDCQLCIDAATSGIRNVCPNGTAAQVWYTLCMLRYSSQNFVNKTDYTIAFILVDTRDAPDPDHYDAKTKMLMQNLSSTAGVSERRYAVGRTTAPENRTLYGYVDCTRDVDGDSCKRCLLTTTSAVDSCCLDRWAVWIATPTCNIQFDMDPVHDDWVNGPYINTDTTPSPALAPALAAYNHAGSGSRVIKIAVALTVGTVGIVVLAVVVLCVVKWRKRDEVEREGFEVAEEDSEGIGTRSFLYDLEVLVAATDNFCLANRLGAGGFGSVYKVINDMIILTF, from the coding sequence ATGCCTTCTCCACTTCGGCGTTGCCTCGTCTTCCTCTTTCCCCTCCTTTCACTGGCCTATGAGGACCCTCGTGCGAATCTATGTGATGGTACCATCACCTACGCCCCTAATTCTACCTTCTCCTCCAATCTAGACAGAGCTCTCCAGACTCTTCAGAACACTACTGCCTCCAACGGTTTCGCCACCACGATCGCCGGCAGCATTAGCCAGACAGTGACAGCCCTCGCCCTCTGTCGTGCTACCATAACCCCATCAGATTGCCAGCTATGCATCGATGCTGCCACATCGGGCATTCGAAATGTATGTCCCAATGGAACAGCAGCTCAGGTGTGGTACACCCTCTGCATGCTGCGGTACTCCAGCCAGAACTTTGTGAACAAAACTGACTACACCATCGCCTTCATCTTGGTTGATACTCGCGATGCTCCAGATCCTGATCATTATGATGCGAAAACTAAGATGTTGATGCAGAATCTGTCGTCCACTGCCGGCGTATCTGAGAGGAGATATGCAGTGGGAAGAACAACAGCACCAGAAAACCGCACCCTCTATGGCTATGTTGATTGCACTCGTGACGTCGATGGAGATAGCTGCAAGCGATGCCTATTGACAACAACAAGTGCCGTAGACTCTTGCTGTTTGGATCGATGGGCGGTTTGGATTGCTACACCAACATGTAATATCCAGTTCGATATGGATCCTGTGCATGATGATTGGGTCAATGGCCCTTATATCAACACAGATACGACTCCATCTCCAGCACTGGCGCCGGCCCTAGCGGCATATAATCATGCTGGAAGTGGAAGTCGGGTAATCAAAATTGCTGTTGCTTTAACAGTTGGAACAGTTGGAATAGTTGTTTTGGCAGTTGTGGTACTGTGTGTTGTCAAGTGGAGGAAAAGAGACGAAGTGGAGAGAGAAGGCTTTGAAGTTGCAGAAGAAGACAGCGAGGGAATTGGCACGAGATCTTTCCTGTATGATTTGGAAGTTTTGGTTGCTGCAACTGATAATTTTTGTTTGGCAAATCGGCTGGGTGCTGGTGGGTTTGGGAGTGTCTATAAGGTAATTAATGATATGATCATATTGACTTTTTAG